TAAGATTGCGGATAATGGGCCAGGGATTCCAGAGGATAAAATTAAGGAAATTTTTAGTCCCTTTGTGACGACAAAACCGGTAGGAAAAGGTACGGGTTTAGGATTATCTATTAGTCATTCTATTGTGGTGGAAAAACATAAAGGTTTTTTAGGCTGTAATTCTGAGTTCGGAAAGGGTACGGAGTTTATTATTCAAGTGCCAGTTAAACAAGCTGATAATTAATCATTAAGGCAAAACGTACAACCGGGTTTTTGCTTTTGCCTTTTGCCTATTCCTCATTCCCTCTCATAGGATTGAGGGCACGAAAATATAGACCACCCATGAGGGTTATGAACATGAGATAACTGACAGCTTGCACCAGATAGAGGTGTTGTCGATACCCGAAGAGGGCTTTGAGGAGAATACCAGGAAATTGGCGATCGGGTAAAATCGCGGAGGTATCCCAAACTCTGGGGCCGAGAATACAGGAGGATTCGGAAGGATTGATACAGAGGGATTGGGCTTGAGGATGGAGGTGAACCCAACGATAGAGGGCGATGTCATAGTGGATGAGGGCAGAGAGTAATAAGCCGCCAATGATGAGGAGTAAAAGTAGGCCCATGATTTGAAAGAAAAGACGGATATTGATTTGAATTGAGCCTTGGAAGATGAGGAGGCCTAAGACGATCGCCAAACTGAGACCGATCGCTCCTCCAAACCAGGGTGCAAATCCTTCTTGGAAATAGGATAACAGGAAGATGACGGTTTCAAACCCTTCTCGCAAAACGGCGATCAGCACCAGGGTGAATACGGCCCATCCTGCGCGAGAATTTTGCTGCAAAGCTTGGGAGAGGGAAGTTTCGATCTCCGTTTTGAGCGATCGCGATTGTTGGGTCATCCACAATAACATCCAACTGAGCATCACAATGGCGATCGTGCCAAATACAGCTTCTAATAACGGTTTAATTACCGTCTCATATTGGGGATAGGCCACACTTAGGGCCTCAATCCCCCAGGTTAACAACAGACCTACCAGCACACTCCCCACTAACCCCAAGCCAATTCCCCCATACACCCAGGGATTCAAATGGGTTTGTTTCGCCTTGTATAAACAGGCCAGAATTAAACCCACCACTAAAGCGGCCTCAAATCCTTCCCGTAGGGTAACCAACAATGTGGGCAGGGCTGCTGTCCAATCCATAATGATAATGACTGATAGACTTATACACTCAAAAAGATTATATCGGATACAGGAGAGAGTTTTCCCTGCTGCAAAAAAAAGATCATCATTTTTTAACAGAGGTCGTAAACCCTTGATTGGATAGGGTTTAAAGCCCCTAGTTGACTCATCGCGTCCCACTTTTTATCCCCACAGGGGGCATTGTAATCCCTACAGAGATTCGCTTGACTAGAAATAGATGTCAAGTCAAAAAGATATGGTCAATCAACGTTTTCAGAACTTGCTGATTTCCCTTATGGTCACCAGTAGTTTGATCGGGTGTAACAGCTCTTCACCTCCAGAAGAAGTTTCTCAAGAGGGGACAGGAAGCTTAACGTTTCAGGCGAATGGTGAAGATTTTGTTCGCCAAGGATTTACTTCTAAAGATGGTTGGCAAATCGATTTTAACCATGTCTATGTGACTTTAGATCAAGTAACGGCTTATCAGACTGACCCAGCTTTTAATTCGGAAGAAGATGGCGAAATCGACGCAACAACAACCCTAACCTTTACTTCTCCCCAAACCGTAGATTTGGCGGCTGGGGATGCTGAGGCGGAACCGATTGTGGTCGATCAGCTCCAGGAGGTTCCAGTCGGGGTTTATAATGCTGTCTCTTGGCGAATGGTTCCGGCTTCAGAAGGGCCAGCCGCCGGTCACACCGTGGTACTCGATGGTATTGCTCAAAAAGAGGATGAGACAATTAATTTTCAGGTCAGTATCAATCAAGAGTATACCTATACCTGCGGTGAATTTGTAGGCGATCAAAGAAAGGGAATTGTGATGGCCGATCAAGGGGCTGATGTGGAAGCAACTTTTCATTTCGATCATATTTTTGGGGATGCTAGTGCCCCTGCTGATGATGCGATCAATGTGGGTGCGTTAGGGTTTGAGCCATTGGCAAAATTGGCCAACAATGGCACAGTCGAGTTGGATGAGTCCATGTGGCGATCGCAACTGACCCCCGAAGAGGTGAAACGCTTGGATGTAGCACTGAACTCC
The nucleotide sequence above comes from Roseofilum capinflatum BLCC-M114. Encoded proteins:
- a CDS encoding FTR1 family iron permease, whose protein sequence is MDWTAALPTLLVTLREGFEAALVVGLILACLYKAKQTHLNPWVYGGIGLGLVGSVLVGLLLTWGIEALSVAYPQYETVIKPLLEAVFGTIAIVMLSWMLLWMTQQSRSLKTEIETSLSQALQQNSRAGWAVFTLVLIAVLREGFETVIFLLSYFQEGFAPWFGGAIGLSLAIVLGLLIFQGSIQINIRLFFQIMGLLLLLIIGGLLLSALIHYDIALYRWVHLHPQAQSLCINPSESSCILGPRVWDTSAILPDRQFPGILLKALFGYRQHLYLVQAVSYLMFITLMGGLYFRALNPMRGNEE